A section of the Mergibacter septicus genome encodes:
- a CDS encoding tyrosine-type recombinase/integrase, whose amino-acid sequence MGNNHITFRELLDKYCHYKYLRPETETCYKKAVNQLLKYSSETILVSEITLELVIQWRTELVKRIKPVTFNNYLRHCRALMYFAIKYKFVDRIDNPFSGVSLREGKRAKKIINDQDLTKLEYILDREILQPAWFIRSLIITFQCTGLRSSQLLQLKICNIDIKNRTIFISSDINKNHNDHIIPISNRLLPHINEILIQHQKLRSNKHEQLFNINKFSATVYRKNQDMNRNQLGYIFKQLSKLCKTKISPHRFRHTVATNLMRDPEKNLYITQKLLGHNSIKTTLGYIDHNVEMLRNCVEKL is encoded by the coding sequence ATGGGTAATAATCATATCACATTTCGAGAATTATTAGATAAATACTGTCACTATAAATATTTACGTCCAGAAACTGAAACGTGTTATAAAAAAGCGGTGAATCAATTATTGAAATATTCATCTGAAACAATTTTAGTTAGTGAAATAACATTAGAATTAGTTATACAGTGGCGTACTGAATTAGTAAAACGAATAAAACCCGTCACATTTAATAATTATTTACGACATTGTAGGGCATTAATGTATTTTGCGATTAAATATAAATTTGTTGATAGAATAGATAATCCATTTAGTGGAGTATCATTACGAGAAGGAAAACGGGCAAAAAAAATTATCAATGATCAAGATTTAACTAAATTAGAATATATTTTAGACAGAGAAATTTTGCAGCCCGCATGGTTCATTAGATCGTTGATAATTACATTTCAGTGCACAGGATTGCGTAGTAGTCAGTTATTACAGTTGAAAATATGTAATATTGATATAAAAAATAGAACGATATTTATTTCCTCAGATATTAATAAAAACCATAATGATCATATTATTCCAATCTCAAATCGGTTATTACCGCATATAAATGAAATACTAATTCAGCACCAGAAATTACGTAGCAATAAACATGAGCAATTATTTAATATTAATAAATTCTCAGCTACTGTTTATAGGAAAAATCAGGATATGAATAGAAATCAATTGGGATATATTTTTAAACAGTTATCAAAATTATGTAAAACAAAAATATCTCCACATAGATTTAGGCATACTGTTGCAACGAATTTAATGCGTGATCCAGAGAAAAATTTATATATTACACAAAAATTATTAGGACATAATAGTATTAAAACAACATTGGGTTATATAGATCACAATGTTGAGATGTTAAGAAATTGTGTAGAAAAATTATAA
- a CDS encoding DUF2798 domain-containing protein yields the protein MNRGFIPKKYASLVFTFYRASIMAFVMSSILVAINTGIDVMYFNRMFHSYCIAMPIAFFAAVITGPLVKRLMELTVKSSE from the coding sequence ATGAATCGAGGATTTATACCCAAAAAATACGCATCTCTAGTATTTACTTTTTATCGAGCTTCAATCATGGCTTTTGTGATGTCTTCAATTTTAGTTGCAATCAATACAGGCATTGATGTGATGTACTTTAATCGTATGTTCCATAGCTACTGTATTGCTATGCCAATTGCTTTTTTTGCTGCTGTAATCACAGGACCACTAGTTAAACGTTTAATGGAATTAACAGTAAAATCATCAGAGTAG
- a CDS encoding LysR family transcriptional regulator, with translation MEIRHLRYFLAVAEELHFGRAAQKMHIVQSALSMQIKALEDELGGLLFERTSRTVSLTEAGRLFQIEAERAIKQFEYSQTIAKLAISGELGTVRIGVFSSLMINQTFIQCLQYFQKMYPQVKLILNETLPQKAPQALLQNEIDVAYILSDDFNNNFNDKRIKVDGLSQWTYIAVLPHDHALVGAKHLSLEQISRYPFVAYGQIEKVLLEQFRQQINVSHYVTSGMLGVLACVSAGFGVSICPKEVTSFNYENVCYRSISDNSPILYLKQLSRINENSISVLNFLNSVLSIKW, from the coding sequence ATGGAAATACGACATTTACGCTACTTTTTAGCAGTTGCAGAGGAGTTACATTTCGGTCGAGCTGCACAAAAAATGCATATAGTACAGTCTGCATTAAGTATGCAAATAAAAGCCCTTGAAGATGAATTAGGTGGATTATTGTTTGAACGAACCAGTCGTACGGTTTCGCTAACAGAAGCAGGACGTTTATTTCAAATTGAAGCAGAACGAGCTATTAAGCAATTTGAATACAGTCAAACAATTGCTAAATTAGCTATATCGGGTGAGTTAGGGACAGTACGAATAGGGGTGTTTAGCAGTTTGATGATCAATCAAACTTTTATACAATGTTTGCAGTATTTTCAAAAAATGTATCCGCAAGTGAAATTAATACTTAATGAAACTCTTCCTCAAAAAGCACCGCAAGCTTTATTACAAAATGAAATTGACGTTGCGTATATTCTATCTGATGATTTTAATAATAATTTTAATGATAAAAGAATCAAAGTTGATGGATTATCTCAATGGACATATATTGCTGTGTTACCTCATGATCATGCTTTGGTTGGTGCTAAGCATCTATCTCTGGAACAGATTAGCCGTTATCCCTTTGTTGCATATGGTCAAATTGAAAAAGTATTATTAGAACAGTTTAGACAACAAATAAACGTATCCCATTATGTTACGTCAGGTATGTTAGGTGTATTAGCCTGTGTTTCGGCTGGTTTTGGCGTAAGTATTTGTCCTAAAGAAGTTACTTCTTTTAACTATGAGAATGTTTGTTATCGCTCAATTAGTGATAACTCTCCAATCCTATATTTAAAGCAATTATCTCGAATTAATGAAAATAGTATATCAGTATTAAATTTTCTAAACTCAGTGTTATCTATAAAATGGTAA